A DNA window from uncultured Methanoregula sp. contains the following coding sequences:
- a CDS encoding LytS/YhcK type 5TM receptor domain-containing protein, with the protein MAVTLFGEFFLLFQMACVVFLFTYLFSKSRFYTQILEHRASIAVQVFLSVVFGLLSVYGMNSGITFYTANVNIRDFGPMAAGLACGPYVGLGAGIIGFLYRLSVGGTNVYAVALGPLIAGIAGGLIYYYSNRDLVSTKNAVIITLIVETLVSALALFVRFLAGDTTGMILTVAINVALPMIIMTSVTVGIFCIILHNERKERRVQKEKLHLELEVEERKNLETIINAIEDPVFVKNREHRWILVNDGFCRMFARRREDLIGRTTYDFFPAEEARQFYSDDETVFSTHSAHETEASLKNPEGREYTVLLKKTYYQDSSGQEFIVGVIRDVTERKRIEVAVQNLNKKLTMLSSITRHDILNQLMVLMGFLQFSQKHLMDPVRMQEAIDREMKAAQTIERQIVFTRDYQDLGTSVPSWRNVLHLIASAKSQLTNTADITFSIQVPPMEIFADALVEKVFYNLMENSIRHGGHVTAISFVFVETETGGLIVYTDNGTGISAEDKKHLFVRGFGKNTGLGLFLSREILAITGITLDEIGQLGTGVRFEILIPRGGYRFPANPAKSP; encoded by the coding sequence ATGGCTGTAACCCTTTTCGGGGAATTTTTTCTTCTGTTCCAGATGGCCTGTGTCGTCTTCCTTTTCACCTACCTTTTCTCGAAGAGCCGGTTCTATACCCAGATACTCGAGCACCGGGCATCCATTGCAGTCCAGGTGTTTCTGTCGGTTGTATTCGGGCTTCTGTCCGTATACGGGATGAACAGCGGCATAACCTTTTACACGGCCAATGTCAACATCCGGGATTTCGGCCCCATGGCAGCCGGTCTTGCCTGCGGTCCGTATGTCGGGCTCGGGGCAGGGATAATCGGTTTTCTGTACCGCCTGTCTGTTGGGGGCACGAATGTCTATGCCGTTGCACTCGGACCCCTTATTGCCGGTATTGCCGGGGGGCTTATCTATTATTACAGCAACCGGGACCTGGTCTCGACAAAAAATGCAGTCATCATTACGCTGATCGTGGAGACGCTCGTCTCCGCCCTGGCTCTCTTTGTCCGGTTCCTCGCCGGTGATACAACCGGGATGATCCTGACTGTCGCTATCAACGTGGCACTTCCCATGATCATCATGACCTCGGTTACCGTGGGCATCTTCTGCATCATACTGCACAACGAGAGAAAGGAGCGGCGTGTCCAGAAAGAGAAACTCCATCTCGAGCTGGAAGTGGAGGAACGGAAAAACCTCGAGACGATCATCAATGCTATCGAAGATCCGGTCTTTGTCAAGAATCGCGAGCACCGGTGGATCCTGGTAAATGACGGGTTCTGCCGGATGTTTGCCCGGCGCAGGGAAGATCTTATCGGGAGAACAACCTATGATTTTTTCCCGGCCGAAGAGGCCCGGCAGTTCTATTCCGATGACGAAACGGTCTTCTCAACCCATTCCGCTCACGAGACGGAAGCATCCCTGAAAAATCCGGAAGGGCGGGAATACACGGTTCTTTTGAAGAAGACCTATTACCAGGACTCGTCCGGCCAGGAATTCATTGTCGGGGTTATCCGGGATGTCACCGAGCGGAAACGGATCGAGGTGGCAGTCCAGAACTTAAACAAGAAACTCACCATGCTCTCGTCCATCACCCGGCACGATATCTTAAACCAGCTCATGGTCCTGATGGGATTTTTGCAGTTCTCGCAGAAACACCTTATGGACCCGGTCAGGATGCAGGAGGCAATAGATCGCGAGATGAAAGCCGCCCAGACGATCGAACGGCAGATCGTCTTCACCCGGGATTACCAGGATCTCGGGACCAGCGTTCCTTCCTGGAGAAATGTGCTCCATCTCATTGCATCCGCAAAGAGCCAGCTGACGAATACTGCGGATATAACGTTCTCGATCCAGGTTCCCCCCATGGAGATCTTTGCCGATGCCCTGGTCGAGAAGGTATTCTACAATCTTATGGAAAATTCCATCCGGCACGGGGGGCATGTCACGGCGATCAGTTTTGTCTTTGTGGAGACGGAGACGGGCGGGCTTATCGTTTACACGGATAACGGGACGGGCATCTCCGCGGAAGACAAAAAACATCTTTTTGTACGCGGGTTTGGGAAAAATACCGGGCTTGGTCTCTTCCTCTCCCGGGAGATCCTGGCTATCACCGGCATCACGCTTGACGAGATCGGCCAGCTTGGGACAGGAGTCCGGTTCGAGATTCTCATCCCCCGGGGAGGGTACCGGTTTCCCGCGAATCCGGCCAAATCTCCCTGA
- the mutS gene encoding DNA mismatch repair protein MutS: MASDPIQKPAGEPENGVRLTPVMKQYLELKVKYPDTIVFFRIGDFYETFNEDAELVSRELEIVLTSRSKSADNRTPLAGVPYHAADGYIAKLVGKGYRVAVCDQVEDPKTAKGIVKREIVRVITPGTVIDSSMLSSSAATYLMAICPDAKAGEWGIALLDISTGEFFVSRIDHDEHLVNLLSEIARYRPAECIVPAGSGPELKDRLEDRGVVVTPFTDTVFSEGTARRTLLEHFRVASLAGYGCDDCPPAVGAAGAALSYAKETQFSDLAHISSLSMRTSKESMMLDAITLRNLEIRESIRGGTKGATLVSSLDLTRTPMGSRLMGRQICRPLTDIGEINRRLDAVGYLASRTTLRLSLMDALDRCADIERIAARIAYGNAGPRDLLALADSLAALPELRDLVNRNPDKDSPLPSLLSEAVSGIAEKPQTVDLIRRAIVDDPPAIARNGGVIRAGYSVELDEIRGVLHSGKDWIVELQTSEREKTGIKSLKIAYNRIFGYYIDVTRPNLALVPARYERKQTTATGERFTIPELREKEALITNADERVLTLERELYTGLIAELKEEITSLQMIAASIAVLDVSAALAEVAQKRDYVRPQLNDSDTLVIRDGRHPVVEEGVSGGFIPNDAELSGSGTQIMIITGANMAGKSTYMRSVALICIMAQAGSFVPARHASIGMLDRIFTRVGAFDDLASGQSTFFVEMLELANILNNVTSKSLVILDEIGRGTSTADGSSIAKAVLEFLHGKSAAGPKTLFATHFHELIAMEESLKRVKNFHFAVRETKEDVVFLRKLIPGATDKSYGIHVARLAGIPKKVTERAEVLLSEDRNRPASTGAKPQRYTQILLVDDHEPKEVRAPARHPALDELDRLKPDEMTPLQALTAIAELKRSLKDGS; the protein is encoded by the coding sequence ATGGCAAGCGATCCGATCCAGAAACCTGCGGGTGAGCCGGAGAACGGCGTGCGCTTAACACCGGTCATGAAGCAGTACCTGGAACTCAAGGTGAAGTATCCCGACACGATCGTCTTCTTCCGGATCGGTGACTTCTACGAGACCTTCAACGAAGACGCCGAACTCGTCTCCCGGGAACTTGAGATTGTCCTCACCTCCCGCTCGAAGAGCGCGGACAACCGGACCCCGCTTGCCGGTGTCCCGTACCATGCCGCGGACGGGTACATTGCAAAACTGGTGGGAAAGGGCTACCGGGTTGCGGTCTGCGACCAGGTGGAAGATCCCAAAACCGCAAAAGGGATCGTGAAGCGGGAGATTGTGCGGGTGATTACACCCGGCACCGTGATCGACTCCTCCATGCTCTCCTCGTCTGCGGCAACCTATCTCATGGCCATCTGCCCGGATGCAAAAGCCGGGGAATGGGGCATTGCCCTCCTCGACATCTCCACGGGAGAATTCTTCGTATCCCGGATCGACCACGACGAGCATCTTGTAAACCTCCTCTCCGAGATCGCCCGTTACCGGCCGGCCGAATGCATTGTCCCGGCAGGTTCCGGGCCGGAGCTCAAAGACCGGCTCGAAGACCGGGGCGTTGTCGTCACCCCGTTTACGGACACGGTCTTCTCCGAAGGAACTGCCCGCCGCACGCTCCTTGAGCACTTCCGGGTAGCATCCCTTGCAGGATACGGGTGCGACGACTGCCCGCCGGCGGTCGGCGCGGCCGGTGCAGCTCTCTCGTACGCCAAGGAGACGCAGTTCTCGGATCTCGCGCACATCAGCAGCCTCTCGATGCGGACAAGCAAAGAGAGCATGATGCTGGACGCCATCACGCTGCGCAATCTTGAGATCCGGGAGAGCATCCGGGGCGGGACCAAGGGCGCAACGCTCGTCTCGTCCCTGGACCTGACCCGGACCCCGATGGGAAGCCGTCTCATGGGCAGGCAGATCTGCCGCCCGCTCACGGATATCGGGGAGATCAACCGGCGGCTCGATGCAGTCGGGTACCTGGCCAGCAGGACAACCCTGCGCCTCTCGCTCATGGACGCCCTCGACCGTTGCGCCGACATCGAGCGGATTGCAGCCCGGATCGCGTACGGGAATGCCGGCCCCCGCGATCTTCTCGCACTCGCCGATTCCCTTGCAGCCCTCCCGGAGCTACGCGACCTTGTTAACCGTAATCCGGATAAGGACTCACCCCTGCCTTCGCTGCTTTCGGAGGCGGTATCCGGGATCGCCGAAAAGCCGCAGACAGTCGATCTCATCCGGCGGGCCATTGTGGACGATCCTCCGGCCATTGCCCGGAACGGCGGCGTGATCCGGGCGGGGTATTCCGTGGAACTCGACGAGATCCGGGGCGTGCTCCACTCGGGGAAAGACTGGATCGTGGAGCTCCAGACCTCCGAGCGGGAGAAGACCGGGATCAAGTCCTTAAAGATCGCGTACAACCGGATCTTCGGCTACTACATCGATGTGACCAGGCCCAATCTTGCGCTCGTTCCCGCCCGCTACGAGCGGAAGCAGACCACCGCAACCGGCGAACGGTTCACTATTCCCGAACTGCGGGAGAAGGAAGCGCTCATAACCAATGCGGATGAGCGCGTCCTCACCCTGGAACGGGAACTCTACACCGGGCTCATCGCAGAACTCAAAGAGGAGATAACCTCCCTCCAGATGATTGCCGCGAGCATTGCCGTGCTCGATGTCTCGGCCGCCCTTGCCGAAGTGGCACAGAAACGGGATTACGTAAGGCCCCAGCTCAATGATTCCGACACGCTGGTCATCCGCGATGGCCGGCATCCCGTGGTGGAAGAAGGGGTTTCCGGCGGTTTCATCCCCAACGATGCCGAGTTGTCCGGCAGCGGCACCCAGATCATGATCATCACCGGTGCCAACATGGCCGGGAAATCCACCTACATGCGCTCGGTTGCCCTCATTTGCATCATGGCCCAGGCGGGCAGTTTCGTTCCGGCCCGGCACGCGAGCATCGGGATGCTTGACCGGATCTTCACACGGGTCGGTGCCTTCGACGATCTCGCAAGCGGCCAGAGCACCTTCTTTGTCGAGATGCTCGAACTGGCCAACATCCTCAACAACGTAACTTCGAAGAGCCTCGTCATTCTCGACGAGATCGGGCGCGGAACGAGCACGGCGGACGGGAGTTCGATTGCAAAGGCGGTTCTCGAATTCCTGCACGGCAAATCCGCAGCAGGGCCAAAGACGCTCTTTGCCACGCACTTCCACGAGCTCATAGCAATGGAAGAGAGCCTGAAGAGGGTCAAAAATTTCCACTTCGCGGTCCGGGAGACAAAAGAGGACGTGGTCTTCCTGCGAAAACTCATTCCCGGCGCAACCGACAAGAGTTATGGCATCCATGTTGCCCGGCTCGCGGGCATACCAAAGAAAGTGACCGAACGGGCCGAGGTGCTTCTTTCCGAAGACCGGAACCGCCCGGCCTCCACCGGCGCAAAGCCCCAGCGCTACACCCAGATCCTGCTCGTGGACGACCATGAGCCAAAAGAAGTCAGGGCCCCCGCCCGTCACCCGGCTCTCGATGAACTTGACCGGCTCAAGCCGGACGAGATGACCCCGCTCCAGGCGCTGACTGCGATTGCGGAACTGAAACGATCGCTCAAAGACGGATCCTGA
- a CDS encoding cobalt-precorrin-5B (C(1))-methyltransferase: MRDPVTGFEYPAPWVSRCTDTKKLRLAGQGLGVLTASGTVLTRGFTTGTTAAAAAKAATLSLKGPVRSVRIRLPCGIPVDVPVDSRAGTATCAKFSGDYPADVTAGLDFIASAVPAAGGVTLHFGEGIGRFSRDVVRYHKNDPAVSPPVLSCLHSSVEEALQETGLSGVTVTIRIPRGADVARHTLNPRVGVQGGISVLGTTGFVEPWDDHLTESTIERIAQAKDPVLTTGRLGLRYSRLLFPDRDVILVGGKIEKTLAVARGSVVLCGLPALILRYISPQILEGTGCGTVEELAATPAFAGIMKRTLDGFRAVRPDVRVVLLNRDGTILGETP, translated from the coding sequence ATGCGGGATCCGGTCACCGGCTTTGAGTACCCGGCCCCCTGGGTTTCGCGCTGCACCGACACTAAAAAGCTCCGGCTTGCCGGGCAGGGTCTCGGGGTCCTGACCGCGTCCGGAACGGTCCTTACCCGTGGATTTACTACCGGGACAACAGCAGCGGCAGCAGCGAAAGCCGCTACCCTGTCCCTGAAAGGCCCGGTCCGCTCGGTCCGGATCCGGCTTCCCTGCGGCATTCCCGTGGATGTCCCGGTGGACAGCCGGGCCGGGACCGCGACCTGCGCCAAGTTTTCAGGCGATTACCCGGCCGATGTGACGGCAGGCCTTGATTTTATCGCATCGGCAGTGCCTGCAGCCGGCGGCGTTACCCTCCATTTCGGGGAAGGCATTGGCCGGTTCTCGCGGGACGTTGTCCGGTACCACAAGAACGATCCGGCTGTCAGCCCGCCGGTGCTCTCCTGCCTTCATTCCTCTGTAGAAGAAGCCCTCCAGGAGACCGGCCTTTCCGGTGTAACCGTGACGATCAGGATCCCCCGCGGCGCAGATGTTGCAAGGCACACGCTCAATCCCCGGGTCGGTGTCCAGGGAGGGATCTCGGTCCTCGGGACAACCGGGTTTGTCGAACCCTGGGACGACCACCTCACCGAATCGACCATCGAAAGGATTGCGCAGGCCAAAGACCCGGTCCTGACCACCGGAAGGCTCGGCCTCCGGTATTCCCGGCTCCTGTTCCCGGACCGGGACGTCATTCTCGTGGGAGGAAAGATCGAAAAGACGCTGGCTGTCGCCCGGGGAAGCGTTGTGCTCTGCGGCCTTCCTGCCCTCATACTCCGGTACATCAGTCCGCAGATCCTGGAAGGCACCGGGTGCGGGACCGTGGAAGAACTTGCAGCAACTCCTGCCTTTGCAGGGATCATGAAGAGAACCCTTGACGGTTTCAGGGCGGTCCGGCCGGATGTCCGGGTCGTGCTCCTGAACCGGGACGGGACAATCCTTGGAGAAACACCATGA
- a CDS encoding M50 family metallopeptidase, giving the protein MQPEPFIIVIAAGILLVLLSLALDRLWAAVTPVREIYYIIRAPGVVLHECSHILGCLITGAKIQKVVLFSREGGSVTYTRPVLPWLGDVVISTAPLFVLPLVLSGITWCFGTYLGCRFFPFPETVFTAGTLQQAGYVILRIFDENLIAVQNGWFILYLYLTTSIVLSVAPSVQDLKNASVGIFLLALFGTLIIAGNIPWATFALEYITGILGAGFSLGLAFGFIALICSLPLILYYLWARVT; this is encoded by the coding sequence ATGCAGCCAGAACCGTTCATCATCGTCATCGCGGCCGGCATCCTGCTCGTGCTCCTCTCGCTTGCGCTCGACCGGCTCTGGGCTGCGGTAACGCCCGTCCGGGAGATCTATTATATCATCCGGGCCCCGGGGGTCGTCCTCCATGAATGCTCCCATATCCTTGGATGCCTCATCACCGGGGCTAAAATCCAGAAAGTAGTTCTCTTCTCCCGGGAAGGGGGTTCGGTCACCTATACCCGGCCGGTCCTTCCCTGGCTCGGGGATGTTGTCATCTCAACGGCACCGCTCTTCGTTCTTCCGCTTGTCCTGTCCGGGATCACCTGGTGCTTTGGAACGTACCTGGGCTGCCGGTTCTTCCCATTTCCTGAAACAGTTTTTACCGCCGGCACCCTGCAGCAGGCAGGGTACGTTATCCTCCGGATCTTTGATGAAAACCTCATAGCAGTCCAGAACGGCTGGTTCATTCTCTACCTGTACCTGACAACGAGCATCGTCCTCTCGGTTGCCCCGAGCGTCCAGGATCTCAAAAACGCGAGCGTGGGAATTTTCCTCCTCGCGCTTTTTGGCACGCTCATCATTGCCGGTAATATCCCGTGGGCAACTTTTGCCCTTGAGTACATAACCGGCATCCTTGGTGCCGGCTTCTCCCTGGGCCTTGCTTTCGGATTCATCGCGCTCATCTGCTCGCTCCCGCTCATCCTGTATTATCTCTGGGCCCGGGTCACCTGA
- the mutL gene encoding DNA mismatch repair endonuclease MutL, protein MKSETPLRIIRVLDTATVNKIAAGEVVDRPASVIKELVENAIDAGAQSIRIEIASSEGEITGIRVADDGCGMSPADALLAFTEHATSKIASVDDLDHIETLGFRGEALASIAAVSRVTLVTKPRGSGAGPGTRIIIHGGKLLEQQETGAPEGTSVHVEELFFNTPARKKFQKSLNTELAHIHGILEGICLAWPQIAFRFFYNKNEQLVTDRSLRALDTITRIYGSGLAKDLIPVDLPLPFMSISGYIARPSISRKDNSRLVIAVNRRYVSSPLISNAVKEGYGTLLPKDRIPVAFLTLEIDTRLVDVNVHPTKKEVRLSRENEIRDAVREAVNTALLSHDLIPAAGSPAPAFEPLDTEAVDDEPDIPVAGGYPKEAAIPSGVFESSHAGTLSSDQRLRQTELPTGSARQAEPKVPRMEVIGEFGGIYILAKTETGELLIVDQHAAHERILYEQVTRRSDREQQSQELIAPVTLHRTPRDAAVIRELLPSLAREGFVLEDFGRDTFLVRAIPIVLGRAEETRVLDEIISDLVRPDSARSVSNKERLTRIIACRGAIKAGTVLTREQAQRLLDQLRLTDSPFTCPHGRPTIIRFTRDDLDGMFKRI, encoded by the coding sequence ATGAAGAGCGAGACACCCTTACGGATCATCCGCGTGCTCGATACGGCTACCGTGAACAAGATCGCTGCCGGCGAAGTGGTGGACCGGCCTGCCTCGGTTATCAAGGAACTGGTCGAGAACGCCATCGATGCCGGGGCACAGAGCATCCGGATCGAGATCGCATCATCCGAAGGCGAGATCACCGGAATCCGGGTTGCCGACGACGGCTGCGGCATGTCGCCTGCCGATGCCCTGCTCGCGTTCACCGAGCATGCCACGAGCAAGATCGCATCGGTGGATGACCTCGACCATATCGAGACCCTCGGTTTCCGTGGGGAGGCGCTTGCAAGCATAGCCGCAGTCTCCCGGGTAACCCTTGTCACAAAACCGCGGGGAAGCGGCGCCGGGCCGGGCACGCGGATCATTATCCATGGGGGAAAACTGCTGGAACAGCAGGAGACCGGTGCTCCTGAAGGCACATCGGTCCATGTCGAAGAACTCTTCTTCAACACCCCTGCCCGGAAAAAATTTCAAAAAAGCCTCAACACCGAGCTTGCCCATATCCACGGTATCCTCGAAGGCATCTGCCTTGCCTGGCCTCAGATCGCGTTCCGGTTCTTCTACAACAAGAACGAGCAGCTGGTGACCGACCGCTCGCTCCGGGCGCTCGACACCATCACGAGAATTTACGGCAGCGGACTTGCAAAGGATCTCATTCCCGTGGACCTTCCCCTCCCGTTCATGAGCATCAGCGGGTACATTGCCCGGCCATCGATCTCAAGGAAGGACAATTCCCGGCTCGTGATCGCTGTCAACCGGCGGTATGTTTCTTCCCCGCTCATCAGCAATGCGGTAAAGGAGGGATATGGAACGCTCCTCCCGAAAGACCGGATACCGGTTGCGTTCCTCACCCTTGAGATCGATACCAGGCTCGTGGACGTGAACGTCCACCCGACAAAGAAAGAGGTCCGCCTCTCCCGCGAGAACGAGATCCGGGACGCGGTGAGGGAAGCGGTCAACACGGCGCTCCTCAGCCACGACCTGATCCCTGCAGCCGGATCCCCGGCGCCTGCTTTCGAGCCGCTGGACACGGAAGCGGTTGATGATGAACCTGACATTCCGGTAGCCGGTGGATACCCGAAGGAAGCTGCAATCCCTTCCGGGGTCTTCGAATCCTCGCATGCCGGGACGCTCTCAAGCGACCAGCGCCTGCGGCAGACCGAGCTCCCGACCGGATCCGCACGGCAGGCGGAGCCAAAAGTTCCCCGGATGGAAGTGATCGGCGAGTTTGGCGGCATCTACATCCTTGCAAAGACCGAGACCGGCGAACTCCTGATCGTGGACCAGCACGCAGCCCACGAGCGGATCCTCTACGAGCAGGTGACCCGGCGCTCGGACCGGGAGCAGCAGTCGCAGGAACTCATTGCACCGGTCACGCTCCACCGTACGCCCAGGGATGCCGCGGTCATCCGCGAGCTCCTGCCCTCGCTGGCCCGGGAAGGATTTGTTCTTGAGGACTTTGGCAGGGATACGTTCCTTGTCCGGGCAATCCCGATCGTCCTCGGCCGGGCCGAGGAGACCCGGGTCCTCGACGAGATCATCAGCGATCTGGTCCGTCCGGATTCAGCCCGCTCGGTCAGCAACAAGGAGCGCCTGACCCGGATCATCGCCTGCCGGGGGGCGATCAAGGCAGGGACCGTCCTTACCCGGGAGCAGGCCCAGCGGCTTCTCGACCAGCTCCGGCTTACCGACAGTCCATTCACCTGCCCCCATGGCCGGCCCACCATCATCCGGTTCACCCGGGATGACCTGGACGGGATGTTCAAGCGGATATGA
- a CDS encoding cobalt-precorrin-7 (C(5))-methyltransferase, translated as MKIIGVGCGPGLITSQAIAELKKARIVYGSERAIELARPFLRSTCSAKSIDDFKSLNRLPQESVILSTGDPMLAGLGYLKGEVIPGISSLQVATARLHIPLARVSVVVAHGRGHEKGMIDTLAEVERGKIVFLLADPKFDVEELYQRLAGLHQTIQIAVLENLGYPDERIVVGTSDSPPRPSAALYSLMIGIF; from the coding sequence ATGAAGATCATCGGCGTTGGCTGCGGGCCGGGCCTCATCACCTCCCAGGCCATTGCGGAACTGAAAAAAGCACGGATCGTCTATGGATCGGAACGGGCGATCGAACTGGCCCGTCCATTCCTGCGCTCGACCTGCAGTGCAAAATCCATTGACGATTTCAAGAGCTTGAACCGCCTTCCCCAGGAGTCGGTCATCCTCTCCACGGGCGATCCCATGCTTGCGGGTCTCGGGTACCTCAAAGGGGAGGTCATCCCGGGGATCTCCTCTCTCCAGGTTGCAACCGCCCGCCTCCACATCCCGCTTGCCCGGGTCTCGGTCGTGGTTGCCCATGGAAGGGGCCACGAGAAAGGGATGATCGACACTCTTGCCGAAGTGGAGCGGGGCAAGATCGTCTTTCTGCTGGCGGATCCCAAGTTCGATGTAGAGGAACTGTACCAGCGCCTCGCAGGCCTTCACCAGACCATCCAGATCGCGGTCCTGGAGAACCTCGGGTACCCGGACGAACGCATCGTTGTCGGCACAAGCGATTCCCCGCCCCGGCCGTCCGCAGCTCTCTACTCCCTGATGATCGGGATATTTTAG
- a CDS encoding A/G-specific adenine glycosylase has translation MNKSSQAKLETVSDSPVYDSTDDGIARFRQMVLDHYNSHGRPMPWRETADPYRILVSEIMLQQTQVERVMVKYPEFIAAFPDFSALANASLPEVLAHWQGMGYNRRAIALQKCALRVMEEYGGMLPADPEILATFPGIGHATASSICAFAFNLPVIFIETNIRRVFIHYFFSDSATVRDAEILPLVEWALPKENSRIWYWALMDIGTVLKKTVPNPNRRSVHYTKQSPFEGSDRKIRGEILRQLLAGNGKTREEILGLCPEEPDRMAKILTGLERDGFIVRKDDRFQLAS, from the coding sequence ATGAACAAATCCAGCCAGGCAAAACTGGAGACCGTTTCCGATTCACCGGTTTATGATTCGACCGACGATGGGATCGCACGGTTCCGGCAGATGGTGCTCGATCACTACAACAGCCACGGCCGCCCTATGCCCTGGCGGGAGACTGCCGATCCCTACCGGATCCTCGTCTCCGAGATCATGCTCCAGCAGACCCAGGTCGAGCGGGTGATGGTGAAGTACCCGGAATTTATCGCTGCATTTCCGGATTTTTCCGCTCTTGCCAACGCATCCCTTCCCGAGGTTCTTGCACACTGGCAGGGCATGGGATATAACCGCCGGGCCATCGCACTCCAGAAATGCGCTCTCCGGGTTATGGAGGAGTACGGCGGCATGCTTCCTGCCGATCCTGAAATTCTTGCAACATTTCCGGGAATCGGGCATGCAACCGCCTCTTCCATCTGCGCCTTTGCGTTCAATCTCCCGGTCATCTTCATCGAGACCAACATCCGCCGGGTCTTCATCCATTATTTCTTCTCGGACTCCGCAACCGTCCGCGATGCCGAGATCCTCCCGCTCGTTGAGTGGGCACTCCCGAAAGAAAATTCCCGGATCTGGTACTGGGCTCTTATGGACATAGGGACCGTTCTCAAGAAGACGGTCCCGAACCCCAACCGGCGCAGCGTGCATTATACAAAACAATCGCCGTTCGAGGGATCGGACCGGAAGATCCGGGGCGAGATCCTCCGGCAGCTCCTTGCCGGGAATGGCAAAACCCGGGAGGAGATCCTCGGGTTGTGTCCGGAAGAGCCGGACCGGATGGCAAAGATACTTACCGGACTTGAACGGGACGGCTTCATTGTCCGGAAGGACGACCGGTTCCAGCTCGCTTCCTGA
- a CDS encoding precorrin-8X methylmutase: MSKESSHHGDTTANTYIDPGADTKEGYAISKKSRTLARQMVGNLTVEDRVKQRCSVAVGDFAMADLMRFHKNPVKAALDALRNRAPVITDIRMVQVGIQKKGHQSEVLCALDFGSDLARKDGITRSSAGFLALKEKLPGSIVVIGNAPSALLSLCGMVKEGVRPAVIIGAPVGFVNAAESKELLRTIDIPSISTEGTRGGTPVAVASLNECITIFIEGTSDAGSGHRL; this comes from the coding sequence ATGTCAAAGGAATCATCACACCACGGGGATACCACCGCAAATACGTATATTGATCCCGGCGCCGACACAAAAGAAGGCTACGCGATCTCGAAGAAGTCCCGGACGCTCGCCCGCCAGATGGTGGGAAATTTAACCGTCGAGGACCGGGTCAAGCAGCGGTGCTCGGTTGCCGTTGGCGATTTTGCGATGGCCGATCTCATGCGGTTCCATAAGAACCCGGTCAAGGCTGCGCTCGATGCCCTCCGGAACCGGGCCCCGGTCATCACCGATATCCGGATGGTCCAGGTCGGGATCCAGAAGAAAGGGCACCAGAGCGAAGTGCTCTGTGCGCTCGATTTCGGATCCGATCTTGCCCGGAAGGACGGGATCACGCGGAGCTCGGCCGGTTTCCTTGCCTTAAAGGAGAAACTCCCGGGTTCGATCGTTGTCATCGGGAACGCCCCCTCGGCCCTTCTCTCGCTCTGCGGGATGGTAAAGGAAGGCGTTCGCCCGGCAGTCATCATCGGGGCACCGGTTGGGTTTGTCAATGCCGCCGAGTCCAAGGAACTCCTCCGGACCATCGATATCCCGTCCATCTCCACCGAAGGGACAAGGGGCGGGACGCCGGTTGCGGTCGCCTCGCTCAACGAGTGCATCACGATCTTCATCGAGGGCACGTCCGATGCGGGATCCGGTCACCGGCTTTGA